A DNA window from Arachis hypogaea cultivar Tifrunner chromosome 18, arahy.Tifrunner.gnm2.J5K5, whole genome shotgun sequence contains the following coding sequences:
- the LOC112771463 gene encoding aspartic proteinase NANA, chloroplast: MQMRMRMQWRSGTAAILIIIIIITITSFNIAHGGGYQQNNIDDGKMMRIELVHRHDSRFFRNRNSDNNGALDQLESIKGFIQRDTVRRQRMNERWSISTNKKKQNLNNRRQNYETFEMPMQSGRDNGLGEYFVQVEVGTPGQKFWVVADTGNELTWFNCLDKKPPSVLGAHKKRHRRTRPRSRTRSSRRTKRRRRRIRRPKNTNNKQCVDGVFCPQHSKSFETVTCSSLKCKFDLSDLFSLTYCPRPSDPCLYDISYVDGSSAKGFFGTDTITVDLTSGKQGKLENLTIGCTNSMLNGVTFNEDTSGILGLGYSKESFVDKATLQYGGKFSYCLVDHLSHRDVSSHLFFGNHNVTTLSEIKRTELFLIPPLYGVNVIGISIGDQMLKIPPQVWDFNSQGGAIVDSGTTLTTLVDQAYGPVFEALNKSLANVKLADGDFGPLDLCFDTSQGYDESVVPRLVFHFSGGVTFEPPLKSYIIDAAPQVKCLGIVETTGPGANVIGNIMQQNHLWEFDLSLNTVGFAPSSCN; the protein is encoded by the exons atgcaGATGAGGATGAGGATGCAATGGAGAAGTGGAACCGCCGcaatcctcatcatcatcataataataacaataacctcCTTCAACATTGCTCATGGTGGCGGTTACCAACAAAATAACATCGATGATGGTAAGATGATGAGAATAGAACTCGTGCACAGGCACGATTCCCGCTTCTTCCGAAACAGAAACAGCGACAACAATGGCGCCTTGGATCAGCTGGAATCCATAAAAGGATTCATCCAGCGAGACACCGTAAGGCGCCAGAGGATGAACGAAAGATGGAGCATATCCACCAACAAGAAGAAACAAAACTTGAATAACAGAAGACAGAACTATGAAACGTTCGAAATGCCAATGCAGTCGGGCAGAGACAATGGCCTAGGCGAGTACTTCGTCCAGGTCGAAGTCGGCACCCCCGGCCAGAAGTTCTGGGTGGTTGCTGACACCGGAAACGAGTTAACATGGTTTAACTGCTTGGATAAGAAGCCACCTAGCGTTCTTGGTGCGCATAAGAAGCGTCACCGTCGAACAAGGCCGAGGTCGAGGACGAGGTCATCAAGGAGAacaaaaagaaggaggagaagaataaGAAGGCCCAAGAATACTAATAATAAACAATGTGTAGATGGTGTATTTTGTCCGCAGCATTCGAAATCTTTTGAGACAGTTACATGTTCATCCCTCAAGTGCAAATTTGATCTCAGCGATTTGTTTTCTCTAACTTACTGTCCTAGGCCTTCTGATCCATGCCTATATGATATCAG CTACGTTGATGGTTCATCTGCTAAGGGTTTCTTCGGAACGGACACGATCACAGTAGACCTCACAAGTGGAAAGCAAGGGAAATTGGAAAACCTGACAATTGGATGCACAAACTCCATGCTGAATGGTGTAACCTTCAATGAAGACACAAGTGGAATATTAGGACTAGGCTATTCTAAAGAATCATTTGTTGACAAAGCAACACTACAATATGGTGGCAAATTCTCATATTGCCTAGTTGACCATTTGAGCCACAGAGATGTCTCAAGTCACCTATTCTTTGGTAACCACAATGTCACTACACTAAGCGAAATCAAGAGAACAGAACTCTTCTTGATTCCTCCATTGTATGGTGTTAATGTCATTGGAATCTCAATTGGGGACCAAATGCTGAAAATCCCACCTCAGGTTTGGGATTTCAATTCACAAGGAGGAGCCATAGTTGACTCAGGTACAACGTTGACCACATTAGTTGACCAAGCATATGGTCCTGTTTTTGAGGCACTCAACAAATCCTTGGCCAATGTTAAATTGGCTGATGGGGATTTTGGGCCATTGGACTTGTGCTTTGATACTTCTCAAGGTTATGATGAGAGTGTGGTGCCAAGGTTGGTGTTCCATTTTTCAGGGGGTGTCACCTTTGAGCCACCATTGAAGAGTTACATCATTGATGCTGCTCCACAAGTTAAGTGCTTAGGGATTGTTGAAACAACGGGTCCTGGTGCTAATGTTATTGGGAATATCATGCAACAAAACCATCTCTGGGAATTTGACTTGTCTCTTAACACGGTAGGATTTGCTCCTTCTTCTTGCaactag